A region of Culicoides brevitarsis isolate CSIRO-B50_1 chromosome 1, AGI_CSIRO_Cbre_v1, whole genome shotgun sequence DNA encodes the following proteins:
- the LOC134838548 gene encoding tetratricopeptide repeat protein 36 homolog has product MSTLSRDILSEKDRAVLDSIFDPTFSGNGIVYDKHEVLDHLQDDEGEITSAVEHSRKTELEAIAAAENGDYEKACDLFEISMDLAPHRAAPYNNRAQVYRIQGDNDAAMEDLNKALKLCKSSGRTGCRALCQRGVLKRLKNDIEGARADFEEAAKLGSQFAKSQLVEINPYSAMCNQMLRQAMDKLN; this is encoded by the exons atgtcgACTTTAAGCAGAGATATTTTAAGTGAGAAAGATCGTGCAGTTCtcgattcaatttttgatcctaCTTTTTCCGGTAATGGCATTGTTTACGATAAACATGAGGTTTTGGATCATTTGcaag acgacgaaGGTGAAATAACTTCCGCTGTTGAACACTCACGAAAAACCGAATTAGAAGCAATTGCAGCGGCAGAAAATGGAGATTATGAAAAAGCTTGTGATTTATTTGAGATTTCGATGGATTTGGCGCCACACAGAGCAGCTCCTTACAACAATAGGGCTCAAGTGTATCGGATTCAAGGTGACAATGACG ctgcAATGGAAGATCTTAACAAAGCTCTGAAGCTATGCAAATCATCTGGCAGAACAGGATGTCGAGCACTTTGCCAAAGAGGAGTCCTAAAAAGACTTAAAAACGACATCGAAGGCGCAAGAGCAGATTTTGAGGAAGCCGCTAAATTAGGAAGTCAATTCGCAAAATCACAG ttggtTGAAATAAATCCGTATTCCGCAATGTGCAACCAAATGTTACGTCAAGCGATGGATAAGCTGAACTAA